CAAGTGTTTGAAATACACCATGTGTGTGGTTAACTTCTTGTGCTTTGTACGTATCTCCAACATCCACCTATTAGCCTTCTACTCTTACTTTCCTGAATGAGATTGAAACCCATGTTCAGGGTTTGGGAGtaacatgtaatctgattacaaaaagCAGTAACTGGTAATTAGTTACGTTAAAagctaaaatattgtaatcagataaACAGATGCAGTACTTTTGAAAAACTACATGATTACTTcttgattacttttaaattcagaaaggatgtttgcgggGGAGAAAATACCTTtgtgttttctcaatgacattcaattcagcattgaaaaaaggcacaAGTTTAAGTTTATCCCACCTgaggaagtcagagaccactaAGATGACACATTAAATGCATTTCATGGATCccttttgtcttcttctaatgcctcttaaggttaaggggaaagtaatccaaaagtaaccattacaattttggacaggtaactgtaacagattacatttagaaagttacCTACCCAACGCAACCTTGCCCATGTtcaatatttcaatttccatttATCCTGTATGATGTACATTTTAGGACAGCCTCCTCCTGATAAGCCTGACAAGTCCAGATGagactgtcctaatatggacaccacaATAATGTCATATGACTCCATATTCTGTATGATGTATGTTGACACCATGTTGTGTTTGGTCAGATTTGTGGAACCGCAGTGTTTGGTTTTGGAGTGTTCATGATGTTGAACTCCAAGGTGTCTGCTCTCATCCCCACCCTGTACTCCCTGAATCTGTCCAACACACTCCTCATCACCGGCATCATCATGACTTGTGTGTCCTTCCTGGGGTTCCTGGGGGCCCTGAAAGAGAACCGCTGCCTCCTCATCACTGTAGGTCTCACATGGAACTCATATTTGACATTATTTTGTATTCATCAGCGACATTGGTCTCGTCATTCACTGTCCTTGCTTTAAACTGACTTACAAACACTTGTAATTTACCTCTTTTTATTTATCAAGGTACAATCACTCATTACAAGTACAACATGCGATTACATAAGGATTTTCCAGAAGGATGTGCATATACTCAGTTTGTCTTGATTTGCAGTTTTTCATCCTGCTGCTCATTCTGATGTTGGTGGAGCTGACTGTAGCCTGTCTACTGCTGGTATATGAGACAGAGGTAAGATATAGTAGGTGCACCATCAGACATTGGTAGGAGGTTAAGGGGTGAGAGAAAATGAAGTGAAGAAGAGAACATTAATACATTACTAATGAGGACTTACAACAGGAAAATCAGGAGTTGAGAGAGGGCCAGGGTTGTGAGGAAAGGTCAAAGATGATAGGAGATAATCAGGTAATGTTTTATGAGACGTTCATACTGCTAAGAAATTAATGTGTGTGCTTAGATTGACAGCTTCCTAAAGAAGGATCTCACAGACAGTCTGAAGATGTCCAGGGACTCAGCTAAAGGTGGGAATTCCACAATGAACACGGACGACTGGGACATCATTCAGACCACGGTGAGTGTGAATTGAGAAACATTTAGACTTTACAATGAAACATGGATGCCCCTCTTTCGCCCTGTCACGGGTGAGAACAAAAGTGAGTGGCAATGTAATGTAGCCTATGTAATTTCATGTGTTGATAACACTGCTTTTCTCATACTCAATTCTATTGCATGTAGTTCCAGTGCTGTGGGGTCAATAACGCAAGTGACTGGAAGGACAAAGCGCCTATGTCCTGCTGCTCCATGAGCCCATGTGACATCAAGCATCCAGTATACTGGAAGGCCGTATGACAAAACATATACAATATCCGCTCATATGAGTAACAAGCCTCAACTGAACTATAAAACTGTAGAAAAACATAGCTGATGTCACGCAATaaggatattttctcttcttcatCTCAGGGTTGTTACAATAAGCTGACGGAGTGGTTTGGGAAGAACTTCCTAGCCACTGGGGTTGGTGTGATTGTGCTCTGCATTATTGAGGTATGATCAGATTCCCTACTAGTTAATACAGGGTGTCAGTTTATATTGACATTCACATACAAAAAAGATGTATTCCTGACCAGAAGCGTCTGTCACCTGAGAGGCCTATATGTTACTCATCTTGAATAGCGTCTAAGAAATATGgtgtgcttcccaaatggcactctattctctatatagtgcactacttttaaccagatgAACCCatgcagggaatagggtaccatttgggatggtGTTGCAAAACTacactataattttaatggtaggtttatttgaacagtgagagacagaataacaacaacaaaatccagaaaaacgcatgtcaaaaatgttataaattgatttgcattttaatgagggaaataagtatttgaccccctctcaatcagaaagatttctggctcccaggtgtcttttatacaggtaacgagctgagattaggagcatactcttaaagggagtgctcctaatctcagtttgttacctgtataaaagacacctgtccacagaagcaatcaatcagattcccaactctccaccatggccaagaccaaagagctctccaaggatgtcagggacaagattgtagacctacacaaggctggaatgggctacaagaccatcgccaagcagcttggtgagaaggtgacaacagttattattcgcaaatggaagaaacacaaaataactgtcaatctccctcggcctggggctctatgcaagatctcacctcgtggagttgcaatgatcatcagAACGGTGACGAATCAGCCCAGacctacacaggaggatcttgtcaatgatctcaaggcagctgggaccatagtcaccaagaaaacaattggtaacacactacgccgtgaaggactaaaatcctgcagcgcccgcaaggtccccctgctcaagaaagcacatatacaggcccgtctgaagtttgccaatgaacatctgaatgattcagaggagaactggttgaaagtgttgtggtcagatgagaccaaaatggagctctttggcatcaactcaactcagcgtgtttggaggaggaggaatgctgcctataaccccaagaacaccatccccaccgtcaaacatggaggtggaaacattatgctttgggggtgtttttctgctaaggggacaggacaacttcaccgcatcaaagggacgatggacggggccatgtaccgtcaaatcttgggtgagaacctccttccctcagccagggcattgaaaatgggtcgtggatgggtattccagcatgacaatgacccaaaacacacggccaaggcaacaaaggagtggctcaagaagaagcacattaaggtcctggagtggcctaaccagtctccagaccttaatcccatagaaaatctgtggagggagctgaaggttcgagttgccaaacgtcagcctcgaaacgttaatgtctgcaaagaggagtgggacaaaatccctcctgagatgtgtgcaaacctggtggccaactacaagaaacgtctgacctctgtgattgccaacaagggttttgccaccaagtactaagtaatgttttgcagaggggtcaaatacttatttccctcattaaaatgcatatcaatttataacatttttgacatgcgtttttctggattcttttgttgttattctgtctctcactgttcaaataaacctaccattaaaattatagactgatcatttctttgtcagtgggcaaacatacaaaatcagcaggggatcaaatacttttttccctcactgtaccagaaCACCATGTAGGCTAACACATCCATTTTGTCTTTTCTATGTTGGTAGGTCCTGGGCATGTGTTTCTCCATGACTTTGTTCTGTCACATAAGCCGGTCTGGACTCGCCTACAAATTATGAAAATTCTGCCTCCCTGGTTAGGACCTTTCTGTTCACACTGAACACATCTGTCTTCAACTGTTTTACAAAGGATTTCCTTATACACGTATCTTTACAACAATAATTTGAAAAGCATTCACCTATGAGATTTTATATAATTAAATGtatgttttatttgttttctgTAACATGCCGCCAGTTCATGCTCTCTGAGGTTTCATTTCATGCTGAAAGGCAGGCACTTTATAATGTAAACCCAAATAATTCAATAAACATTGAGCTTTTAATTCATTTTAACCCCACAAAGATCCTGACTAAAAGTACTTTACcctcccgatatgtaactgtatagaTTTTTCCACCATCAGtagaatacttgggaacagatttcctaaaatAATATCCCTTTGAGCTAAAAAAAATTATAGAAAACTGTCACCCATCACCATCTTTGTAACTATGCAGTGGCAGACTCAGTTGACAGCTGCTTGTCAACATCATAGTTTCCTGTTACTTTCAACCTGCATGGTGAAACAATTTAACCACTTCTTCTTTTAGCTTAGCTGATGGTTTCACTTCACTAATATAACAACGAGGCTGTCAGAAAAGGACCCTCCTTTCTGTGAGAACATTTTGTTGAAGGTGTGATGACACTACCAACTTGTTTGGGCTGGGTTTGTTATGCGAGTTCATTCCCAGAAAATGAAGGATGCTTTCCGTTTTGGATTTACAACATCTCCATTCAGGTCCCTTTCTATGTAGATTTGCAGTTTTTCACACCACCTTACTGTTTTCTCAATCCTGGGGCGAGATATATTTAACTTCAAATTGAGATATGCCGGTACATTTACAAATATACTTAAGAATAAAAACAGACATTTAAGTATTCCATAAGTATTCCACAGTTTTATTTAAAGAATAAAATCCTGCATCCTCAATattttaagacaaaaaaactaaaaaaatactaaaatgtcctttacattttaaaataattgtGTTCTTTTTTTAAACCATCACAAAAAATAAACAAGTACAATTTtgtcatttaaaaaaatgtaactGTACACAGCAGAATATACCATTTATTGCAAACTGAACACCCCTGATACCTCAGAAACTATACACACACAATTATTGCAATTCACCTAGAGATATGCAAAACTACTCAGACACAGATCATCCATTCTCTTTTCTGCTCTGAAATATGACAGTTGTTAAATGAGTCCGGTTTGTTTCCCCACACTGCCCCTGTAATTACCCTGTGTCTGAAGCACAGCCACTGCTATCTTCAATGTGACGTCATGCCTCTAGTGCAGTCCATTTCAGGGGAGGTCAATTTCTTTATATTTAGTTTGTACAAAATTCCAGTAACTGTGGCActtttgtcctcctctctgaacaCACAACAGAAGAAACAATGTCCTCTTTTGAAGAGAGTGGGAGATGCATTTGACTAAACTGAAATGTTAAGATATCTTCTCTTTATTTAATAGGGAGGTCGTTAAAAAAAACAGAGCCCTCCACCAGAGTGCCTCTGAGTAACAAACATACTATCAATTCAGCAGAAACTGACTGACATTATGGTAAAGCAATGCCACCAAACATAAAATGCTAGACTATTCCTGCATCATGGACACCTCTAAATGCACTGGATACTTTAACAGAAACTCTAGTCTATAAAAGGGATTTCATTTGGAAAGATATGTTTCATTCAAAAGCCTTTGGGCTATTCAATTATTTGTGTATGACCTACACCTGGGACAAACTAATGTTTGATGTGCAACGTCTTCAAACAGATGCTCCATGCCTTTTCTTGCTTTTGCTGCATATTGCATTAATAACATTGCAATATTGCAATGACACATTCCATATTTCCTGGTCTGACCAGAGGAGGGTAATGACATAACGTAGCCCAAGTCTCAGGAGGATACTGAATCAGCAGTAGGGCGGGTGTATACCACATTATTCCACCCTAGTAAATAATTCAGTGCTCACTATGGCCATGGGTGAAGTTAAGAGTTGCAGAGGAAAATGTGATGTTGTAATCAATCAAAAGCCAATTAAATGCACTTGCATAACAGAGTATCAGAAATCTGAAGCTCAGTTAGAGTATTTTGAGACAGTACCATGTCTTGAAAGTACATTCCGCTACGTTAGAGAACCCAAACCATTCATGATTGAAATGCTGCAAAGAGTGATCTCTTATCACTCAGTAAACATTTAATCCACCAAAAGGTCCATGACAGCAGATTCATCACACCGCTATCTGCAATGACAATATCAATAAATAAGATGAGAAATGTAGCCTTTTCCAACCCTTGTCTACCAAAATCTCCAAGTCAAACCTATTCACACAACCCAACCATAACCACCAACATAATTGGAATGAGTAAATAACAATAGGGTACCCAGCCCCTCTTTAAAACATTAAAACATCTAGGTTAAAAACCTGTATATCATCtgctttttattttaaaaaactgtcAGTTATTATTTGTTCAGTAACCATCACCCCACGATAGAATCTGCACTAGTTTAAATTGATCATGTCAAATACAGTATCACGAAGTCACACCCTCTACTGTCCAAGCCATTTCCAGCATACATAAAACCAAAAACAACAGACCCCTTATGGGTTAAAATCACAGTTACGATTAGTTCAAATTAAGCATGACACAAAAAAAAGAACAAGTTACCATTGATGATTCAAATCTGCCCCTCGTGGTAACCAGTATGCAGCCAAATAACTGCCATCCCATCCCAGTTGCACCATGGAGCGATCTACTTAGTATCAATTGAAAAAGCCTCACTCAAAATAACAATCAATGCACTTTCATTGAAAGAAGGAAACCAATaggccaggggtattcaactcttaccctacgaggtccggagcctgctggttttctgttctacctgataattaattacacccacctggtgtcccaggtctaaatcagtccctgattagaggggaacaatgaaaaaaacacattggaactggcttccaggtccagagttgagtctGAGGGCAATAGGCTAATCACTGTTAATACCAAGCAAGCAAGCAACCATCTTTCACTAGGTACAACAGTCAATTGAAGTAGCAACCCACAATCAACAGCAataggaaggaggaagaggaaaagtCAATCATTTAAGTTAAAGGCTACCATTTCCTAAAGTCCGGTCAAAGTGTATAAGCTACTACAATCAGGAATTAAGAAAACAACAATGTTCCAAACATTTGGACATTTTCAAGTTATTATACCCCCACAAAAGTTATATTGAAAGCAGGATTCAGATAAACTAGATGCCACGTGATTGATAATGAATAGTCCATTTTAAACTAAACCAAAAACATCCACCGAAGAGACTAGAAATAATATTTTTCACTTCAACCACTGCCATAAGCTTCATGTGTCACAATGAGCAAAAAGCAAATACATATAAGTAAGGCAGCTTGTTTTAACATGATTTGCTAGCACAAGTGCTGGTCCATGGTGCAATGTAGAGTCAAGCTGACTGTAAGCATGTAAAGCATTGAGAATACTCTTTACTTGTTAAGACTACAGGTTTCAGGCCATACAGAAACTATCTGGGCTAAACTAGCCTATGTATTCACTGGAAACAATGCACA
The sequence above is a segment of the Coregonus clupeaformis isolate EN_2021a chromosome 16, ASM2061545v1, whole genome shotgun sequence genome. Coding sequences within it:
- the LOC121585054 gene encoding leukocyte surface antigen CD53; translated protein: MAQNCLKCLKYTMCVVNFLCFICGTAVFGFGVFMMLNSKVSALIPTLYSLNLSNTLLITGIIMTCVSFLGFLGALKENRCLLITFFILLLILMLVELTVACLLLVYETEIDSFLKKDLTDSLKMSRDSAKGGNSTMNTDDWDIIQTTFQCCGVNNASDWKDKAPMSCCSMSPCDIKHPVYWKAGCYNKLTEWFGKNFLATGVGVIVLCIIEVLGMCFSMTLFCHISRSGLAYKL